A stretch of DNA from Takifugu rubripes chromosome 15, fTakRub1.2, whole genome shotgun sequence:
TCCGCTAAGTTTACAGGTGGACGGCGTTGGCTGCTTTTAGCACTGATACTTTTGCTGCGGGAGAATGGCAACGTCGGCTCTGTACGCCTGTACAAAGTGTAACCAGCGGTACCCTTTCGAGGAGCTGTCGCAGGGCCAGCAGCTGTGCAAGGTACTTCTGTGTGTTTGGGATCCAGTGTGGCTGCAAGCacgcaaaaacaaacacatcactCGTGGGCACATTCTGTGCCTGATGCGAACAATGGCGAGACTCTCCTTATGTAATAGGCATTTGAGCGATCCAATCTTCAAACGCCAGTAACCTTACAGTAAGAGTCATTTTTTGGTGAATCCAAAGGATTGTGTTGTGAAACGAAGGATGATTACACGTCTATTACGCCTGTTGTGCAACATAACGAATTCGGGAGGGGACGACATTGCTGTGAATGGATTATTACTTGCATGCCAACTTGTTGctttctgcttttcatttccACCGTAAAAAGACTTAAGTTCTGACAGACCTCCTATTGCCTGTCTGCAGGGTGGTAAAGAAAAGCATCGAGCTATTTTATAATACATGAGATTGAAGCATTACATAATGCTGAATAATAAAAATCTGCACATTGTATTTGCAATCAGTTATTTGCCCACATCCCCTTAAGCACTGCAACTGGACAAAACAAGGATTATATAATTTGTCAGCACATGACATTCCGTTTCGTTGTCACTACAGGAGTGCCGTATTGCACATCCAATAGTGAAGTGCACATACTGCAGATCTGAATTTCAGCAGGAGAGGTAAGATATGACACCCCTGTTGCCAACAGTGGCTtaaactgtgtctcctgtggTTGATTTTGATTTGGAAATCCTTTGTTTTTGCAGTAAAACCAACACAATCTGTAAGAAATGCGCCCAGAATGTTAAACAGTTTGGAACGGTAAGACGTCATCTTTTGCACCTTTTTCATGGCGTCGCATTCGCAGTGCTTTTGTTTCACTTGCATTCCTCTTGCAGCCCAAACCCTGCCAGTACTGTAACATCATTGCGGCTTTCATCGGAACCAAGTGCCAGCGTTGTACCAACTCGGAGAAGAAGTACGGACCCCCACAGACATGTGAGCAGTGCAAACAACAGTGTGCCTTCGACCGcaaggaggagggaaggagaaaggTGGGAGCAATGCACGGTTCCTGTTTGATGCTGATTGTTTTCCTGAGTTTTAAAATATCTTCCCTAAAGGTGGATGGGAAACTGTTGTGCTGGCTCTGCACATTGTCCTACCGCCGGGTCCTGCAAAAGACCAAGGAGCAGAGAAAGGGCTTTGGCTCCTCTAACTCCTCATCTTTGAACGAGAAAGACCACCACTCCAGatctcac
This window harbors:
- the fam76b gene encoding protein FAM76B, encoding MATSALYACTKCNQRYPFEELSQGQQLCKECRIAHPIVKCTYCRSEFQQESKTNTICKKCAQNVKQFGTPKPCQYCNIIAAFIGTKCQRCTNSEKKYGPPQTCEQCKQQCAFDRKEEGRRKVDGKLLCWLCTLSYRRVLQKTKEQRKGFGSSNSSSLNEKDHHSRSHHHHQHRHSSSHHKLSGSLSPEQEQGLWKQSHKSSSIQKETPKKKPKLELKPSNGDSSSITQSMDSGGTDNFILISQLKEEVMSLKRLLQQRDQTILEKDRKLTELKADFQYQESNMRVKMNQMEKSHKDSMELQQAKNRELMKQVAALSKGKKFDRTGSSLLLP